The region GCTGTTTTTAAGTCAACCACTAAAATCATCATTTAAATTCTTTCTCTTAATTgctagattttattttattttttattacgttttatttatcatttttatattacgCTTGCTATAGCCATGCATCCTCGCACCATCACCATCACGATGACTCGGGCCGAGATTACTATGATGGACATTCACACAATGATCATATTAAGTAAGTAGTTGCTTGtttgaattgaacgaaaaaagtcgttttttcaattttcaatttatctttGTTTGGTTATGGGATCATGAAGTGTTTaagtaacaatttttattgctcaAACTGTTGATTGTCATGTTTAAGCAAGTTATTATAATaatgaaacataaaatttgattgctTTTCAACGCAGATCGCCGATTTCTAGACTATAATTTCCACTTTGCTGAAATTGATTCAACTTGGTGTGAATTTCATCGCGTTTTCAGTCGTCCAACACGAACGTATTTCAGCAGAATATTTTGGTAGTTAAAGTTTCTTTCGCATTGTTCTACTACAGAATCCAGACCTTCCATTAACATAAACCCATGAACTGGTCTCGTGATAGAACCCacaatgattttatttaggaTTTTCTTGATCCCCAATACAAATGAGCTGGTTTGACCTGTTTCAATATTTTAGGTTCGGCCCGAATCTAACCCGAACCTGACATTTTCAAGATGGATCAAATCGGGTGAAAAATTGTGATTTCTGGCgtaaaaatttcagattttgaaaattttaggtcCTGTCAGGGTCAAATCCGAAATGAAAAGTTCAGGTTCAAGTGAAGTTCGGGTCGAACCTGAAATGTTAGTTCCGACCGAGCCCGTTTCGAGCATTACATGAGCCGAAGAAATGTGAGAGCAAGTATCTCCCGCATCATAATACCGCCACACAGTTTCgatgtttcattttcgttgATCTTCTATGACAAGCTAATTCtcgtaattttgttttttccacaaaaagtAGGAGTTGGAGGTCTGAGTTTCATCTCTCTTCAATTATGTGACACTACTCAATAGTTGCTACTAGTGataaacaaagtttttgaCAATATCGTAAGTTAGTCTGCTGAAGTATCAAATACATCGCAATCGCGTAATACAACTTGAAAAATGAGAGAAACATTTCAACAACGGTATTATTGTCTTGTCGGTTTTAATTTATTCCaactaaatttcatttaattagtCGGCTACCAAGCTTGGTTTTTCACAGCTCTATTGAGCAAAAACATTGCTTTCCGACAAAATTGAAACCTTTTGCCCTGTTAACAACATGATAAAATTAATCTCACATTCGTGTGTGCTTTCCGGCCGGTAATCGTCATTTTCCCCCTTTTCTGAACCAATCACAAGACATTGACTAACGTCATTAAGCCATCCATAAAATCGTACGTGAAAATTTGCTAGATGCTTATCGTCCCAGTTGAAACGTGATTGAACAGATCGCTTAGATTAGCTAATTCCGTACTGCATCAACACAGTCgcgcacagtgttttaaaGTAACTTATATTACGTACTTCAGAAAAGCGATAAGTACTTGGTGTATATAACTCATCGAAATCGTAGACAAAGACACACACAACTAGTTGCACTTAAATaaacagaaacatttttctagtTACTCGGACGATACTCCGCTAATTCGGAATGAATTCCTCAACGAGCCACATATAACTGCACAAAGTTTGAGTGACGATCCAATATTGGGAATGGCTAACGAAGATGAACACGACAGCTGGAGTCCTAAAGTGGGAAAGGATGTGTTGAAATCGCTGAATACCAAAGAggtaattttctgttttacgaAAGTGAATGGATGAATCGTAGTCACAGTGATGTAATTCGTTGTCACGCAGGTTAAACGTCAGGAGCACATCTACGAATTGATAATAACCGAGAAGCGGCATTGTCAAACACTTCTATTGATGCAGAAAGTGTTTGCTGAGAGTCTTGAAAGGCATTTTAGTCATGTTAACCTAGAGCGACTATTTCCTAGATTAAAAGACTTGACTGATATTCATACAGGGTAATGAAGGCATattaaacaaaaaggaaaataatggAGCAGCTAACTCAACTGAATGTTTTGCAGGTTTCTGAAAAAGTTGCGAAGGAAACAGAACGAAGATATTGTTGTTGATAGTGTGGCTGATATTTTGTTAGACTTTTTTTCGGGATCATCTGCGCAAAGATTGAAGAGTGTTTACGGTGAATATACTGCAGCATATGCTAGTTGAATGCATTTCATAacgagaaatttttcaatgttcCAGGTGATTTATGTGCCAACCACCCATCAGCCGTTAGCTTATTCAAATCCTTTCAAGAGGATCGGTCGTTCGTCGAATGGCACAAACATAAGCAAACGAATCCACTGTTGAAAAGGAAAGGCATACCCGAATGTACTTTATTTGTCGTTCATCGACTCACCAAGTATCCGATCCTGATTGAAGATCAATTGAAGTTAACAAAAGATCGAGAGAAATACAAAGTTGAATACGACAAATTGTTCAAAGCGTGCACTTTGATCAAAGAGATATTGCTCGATGTGAACTCAAGGGTAGCAGAAAAGCAGAACGAAGCTCGCCATCTCGCCATATACCGGGAAATCGATGTTAAGTCCTGTACATTGTATAAGCAAAAGAAATTCAGCAAATCGGATGTCATACAAACGGGAACGAGAAAATTGAAGTGAGCGATTTTGTTGTGCGACATTGTGAGACATTGTTTTTAcgtcaatttttctttgtaaatttagaTTTGAAGGAACGGCTACACTAATGCAAGGCCGATCAAAAATGCAAACTGTGAATGTGGTTGTACTAACCGATTGCTTGTTTTTCTTGcaagaaaattccaattccaCTCAGCGGGccaaatacacatttttcacgCCAGAAAATAAGGTTTGCAGCATTGAACTAATCGATTCGTTTAAGGCAATATTCCACAAAATTAAACGTTTTCAGGCCGGTGTTGTGCCCCTACAAAAGCTGCTAATTAGGGACAAAGCCGGAACAGAATCCCGCGGAATTTACATCATCTCTTCGAATCCAGCATACCCAGAAATGTATGAATTGAAGGTGATAAACCCGAAAGACCGTAACTCGTGGATTCAATCCATTCGGTAAGTTGACTCGAGTCACTTCATAATTAATTACGCGCGTCAAGCCAATGTGGCGCAAAGCTTATAGCCGATTCTCTtctgattttgtttctttttcgcATTTCCTCACAGAGCTGCGGTGCTAAACTGTCCATCCGATGAAAACGATTCCGACGAATACCTCACCGCCGAGCAGAAGCAAATGATTTTAGATGCTAAGCATCTGAGTATAAGGGATCTCATAAGTAAGTACCACAATTGTTGAACACATGCGCATAGCTTAGTGAATATTAGAACTTGACGCATACAATTTTCCTATCCATACGCTTTAAAGCTGCAGGAAGTAGTGAAATGCAAGGTAAGGCTAGTGCTAAATTATTGCGCCCCGCTGTCATTTGTGGGGTTAGAGAACGGGTGttgtttttctgaaaattgtgAGGATGTTCCACATTATGAACTTGCCAAATTTGCTAAATGTTTGGAATATGTCACGACACCATAATATGACTATTACACATGAGCGTCGGGAAGCTTATACTCAGTAGATAAGCCAAATGGAATGAATGGTTTCcgtttcaaataattttttttattcttaatATCTGCTTAAGCTAGTTTAGCTACCTACACTAATCTGAggataaaattatttcgatttttcaccaATTTATTTTCCGTTCTGCTTTACTTTTCAACGGCTAAACCATCTTCTTATCAGTCAGTTCTTTTTTTCGATAATGTCTCCGTAAGGAGGCGGAGGCGTTTCACTACGCGGTATCTGAATGCAACTTGAATTCTCATCATCTGAAACACTGGTCACCGTGGCAACGGAACCTCTTATCTCTTGCTGTGCCTCATCCATTAATCGTGTCGTATCAACAGCCGGTGGAGCTGTCGGTGTTGTAGGTGTGGTCATACTAGCCACATGTCTGGACAAATTTAATGCCAATCGACTTTGGCTGAGGCGTCGCACTAAGTTTGTAGCATTTTGATTGAGTGATTGATACAGACGTCGACGATGAGCCGGTCGGTCAAACAGTCTTGTTAAAAATGGGATCGAATCACTGCGAACCAATTGACGATTTTGCTGTTGCTGAGCTCGCATTTGTTGTCGACGTGTGCGTCTAGTGATTGTAATGGGCTCATCAATCACCTCTACAATCGACGGAATGTCAGTCGATGTTGTGGATGACATGTTGGAACCTATGGAATTAATAGAATTTCGATCTGTCTCctcatttattgaaaattatgctTTTCTTACCTCGACTCCCTCGTCCTCTGTTCTTATCTCTCATAGCGTTTCTTCGGTGCAGTCGATTCGATTGCTTCCTCGAACACATTTGAATCAGCGATGTAAAAACAAACATCAAAGTTGAACCGAATAGCAGACCCACGCCCAATCCAATTCCAAATACTAGTTGAAGTCTATGGTATGAATATGGCGATTCCTCGTCGTCGTGCAGAGATGAAGCCGTTTTTTTAAGTGCTGCTGATCTAACGAAACTAGAAAAATTTCCCATACAAGATTCGTAGAGGTCGCAAGCTCTGTCAGTATCGTTCAAGGGACATAATTGCATATCTAAGGCTGGTaactttttatgaaatttccaGTGTGTTTTTACGGTTGACACTTTTTCCGCTGAATGAACTGGTGTTGAGGCATCGACCATGTTAGCTGAGGGATCCAGCTGCATTCGTTCGAACATCGGTTCAGATTTTATTGCTGTAAAACAATTACGAGATTGCTCAGTTCTTAATCGTAAAATCTTACTGCCGTGACTACCCCGTCAATCAGCGGTAATACACACTCAcagcaattttcaatttgtacgGTAATTCGCTGCTTTTGCATCCATCGAAGCGTAGTCTGCATGTTGCCATCACAAATTAGTCTGTTAccatttaaatttacaattcgTAATCGATGCAGTTGTAGAAATGGGCTAATGTTCAGCGTAATCAGAAGATTGTTCGAAAGGTTTATCGATTTGAGGCTTGGCATTCGTTGAAACAACGACGCATACAGATGGGTAATCTGAGAGTTTTGAAGATCTAGTTTCTGTAAGCAAAAAATAATCATTCTCAccgaatcctttttgaaaatatttcatcgaGGCGTATACCTCCAGTGATCGACTTTTCAGCATAATTGAATTCCTCAAgtccataaatttattttcggacaAATCCAATGTTATCAGTCGATTTAATTTCTCGATAATCCTATTATCGAACGACTCTAATCGGTTTTTCGATAATGTCAAATGctccaattttttcaatttggaaaatgtgtcGATGTCGATCGTATGAATCGAATTGTTCGATAAGTTTagtgtttgtaaatatttgagatcctaaataaattgaataaattgaatcaatGCAACGTAAAGACTGTGAGTCATTTTACTTACACTAAAACagttatcgtccaaaacggtTAGGAAGTTATTGCTCAAATCCAATATTTCGACATGTTTCGACATTCCAATATCGGCACTCAATAAATTCTGTGAACTGCAATTGGCTCGATTCAGGTCCATGTATGTGTCGCATACGCACCATTCTTCAGGACAATAACTGGACGTCTTACagtcgatatttttaacgaaaattacaTTTGCCAAGCACAGGAACACCTTCACAACCgatttcatttcgaatttctatttgaatttcaatcgAAAGTTCAGATTTTCAGTCCTTTTTCGTGTAATCGGTTTGGTATTCTTTCTGTATCAcattattgaatgaaaattgtttggcTTATGATGCTAACCTTCCATTTATGAACCACAAATTCTTTAACTCTGAATGCAGTTTTCGACAGTTTATTTCAACTACGTTCATAATGGAGTCGGGGACTTAAACAACGAAACTGATTAGAATTACTTTATCTTATCTGTTGTTCGGCTGTGTTAGTAATTTCGTTCATGTTCGCTGATAGCAATTGTTTACTCACACTCGTTTTTTTCTAAACCTGCTAATGAGGTGTCTTCAAGACAACGATATTGTAACTCTAAAGACAGAGTGAGAAAAGATTATGCGGTTAATTGATTGTAACCGTTCATATATGTTTGTCTCTTGCGAATATTCTGGTACTCTCTTTTCTTAGTGAAAATAGTTTGGCGATGACCTTCCATTGTTAATTCAGtctcattcattcattcattcccACTGTGTCAatggaaatgattttcttcCTCATTAGTCTGGCAAATATGACCTTCACATCATTTTGCATTCGAAACCGGTTTTAGGATTCAAGGTCCAACTACTGATTTTGCGGTTTTCAggttatttatgaaattttcaaaatcaatagTTTCACAATATCCTTTGCAAAGAGTGGTGTGTACAACGTTGCGTATTGCTTGAATAGTAAAAGAAGAAATACTTCATTAAAACAAGAGTCTGCCATAGTAACGAATCTATCACATTAGGACTATTATCCTACTGCAGTAAGAGGCAATGAATTTTCAGcaagaatttgcttcagcaGTTTTTTAGCTGCTGacgcatttttcaaaactgtttatacggttgaagctgctacacgcacgtgGTAGTGGGAAAACCGTATAAAATCGTTTAAacagttttaattgtttatgtggatcagctgaagtaaattcataatgaaatttcattgcctctgactgtaactCTATCTTGAGTTTGTATTTAATCTTCAGTAGTGCAAACGACTCCCGATTGACAAAGACCTTAAGTATTATTCAATTTCCAATGTGTTTCGGTGCAGTATCTTCGAGTTGATTTAAATGGTTCTTAATTTGCTCTTTCTGTCTGTTTGCTCTCAGGGTAGATCTAAATTCGAGTGACCTAAAATCCGATACTCTGAATCCACCTTATTACCCTCCTAGTTTAACtattaacattaaaaaaaactaatttctacttcttcgtatGTTCTTAGCTGTCCACTCATTGATAAACGTTTCTTAAGCGAATTTTCTGGTGCAAATTCCgctaaaatgtttaatttgttAACTTTCCAAGACTTGTTTTCATCTTGAACTTCTCCCTTTAGATAAAATGCGACAAAAAGACTTCGAACAAGCGATTATATTGGAAGAGAAAATTGCGCTACAGGCCCGTCTTCTAATCGAATCGAGTGGTGCCGATACAGTTATGGAACCAGAAAGCATTGAAGCATTTTTATCTAGTTTCGGAACGTACAAGGAATTGATTACCGACGACTGTGATACTGTCGAAATATTGAAACGAGTCTATCTTACCATACAAGAAATCAGTCAATTAGCGTCGAATTTATACAAATCAGCAACGGGCTTTGATCTGCCGGTGCGGTCGTTCAGTTCAATTGGTGAACGACAAAGTGAGGCTTATCAGTCGCCAAAGCTACCAACGCGAGCTGAAACGTTCGGTGGATTTGATGAGAAAAAGGGCAAGGTGGGTGTCtcaatttgtatttatttagTCTAAAATTTTACGATCTACCTGATCGGCAGTCTGATTGATGGTATGTTCGGACCAGTGAATAATCAATTCACCTTCTTTATAGGCTAACCCACCGTGGCGGGACGCTGTAAtttcaacaataaataataCTATAAGTATCCACAAAGACAATCAAGAGAAAAGGTGAGCTACTCGTCAGCAGGGGACtcacaaaataaaactaaTTAACGCGTTTCGTTTCTCGTAACAGGGATTCATATTCTTCTGAGACTGACACTATACTATCTGCACAAAGCAATCACACTCGACTAAGTCAAGATCTCAACTACGAAGCGCTGCAAGTGTCTCATCACTTGCACACACTACTCTGCATAATTAACCAACAAATGACAACCATTTCAAGTTTACAAGTACAGGTCAAT is a window of Bradysia coprophila strain Holo2 unplaced genomic scaffold, BU_Bcop_v1 contig_350, whole genome shotgun sequence DNA encoding:
- the LOC119079979 gene encoding rho guanine nucleotide exchange factor 28 isoform X6, with protein sequence MDYDNRASERLVQMSSDDDSDGDLVTDYLSSTNDAQDINSSNKSSKLMAQGSNASHNNNHHNMVPIISVTPHSPGTKYNNILEDTLNQLQSIRESVVKIKNAPNRSPQFISSNQISLSNSSRLFSSCPSLPDLTAANINNIWPNSQYSGLNSDRRKSWTAIEDLTECSKNSHKSEVYADHPEKRRKRGSLFFRKKKDKSKTKGQSTNCDACGAVINLATYKEHAIECKAKIAKSQQSTKSSGKKNSTSSHASSHHHHHDDSGRDYYDGHSHNDHINYSDDTPLIRNEFLNEPHITAQSLSDDPILGMANEDEHDSWSPKVGKDVLKSLNTKEVKRQEHIYELIITEKRHCQTLLLMQKVFAESLERHFSHVNLERLFPRLKDLTDIHTGFLKKLRRKQNEDIVVDSVADILLDFFSGSSAQRLKSVYGDLCANHPSAVSLFKSFQEDRSFVEWHKHKQTNPLLKRKGIPECTLFVVHRLTKYPILIEDQLKLTKDREKYKVEYDKLFKACTLIKEILLDVNSRVAEKQNEARHLAIYREIDVKSCTLYKQKKFSKSDVIQTGTRKLKFEGTATLMQGRSKMQTVNVVVLTDCLFFLQENSNSTQRAKYTFFTPENKAGVVPLQKLLIRDKAGTESRGIYIISSNPAYPEMYELKVINPKDRNSWIQSIRAAVLNCPSDENDSDEYLTAEQKQMILDAKHLSIRDLITAGSSEMQDKMRQKDFEQAIILEEKIALQARLLIESSGADTVMEPESIEAFLSSFGTYKELITDDCDTVEILKRVYLTIQEISQLASNLYKSATGFDLPVRSFSSIGERQSEAYQSPKLPTRAETFGGFDEKKGKANPPWRDAVISTINNTISIHKDNQEKRDSYSSETDTILSAQSNHTRLSQDLNYEALQVSHHLHTLLCIINQQMTTISSLQVQVNATRENPKTLYRHNDQLEELRNLQDKLQEEKTVWLKQKESQEKELDERRMKQEALQRQIRAEQEDIKQQREQLFRTMERLTSQGVILSPNVPIPTGITSDDILHAGSDDHHITTTDGTGTSDRRKDKYRSTMSKTPPANLLSATNAPKLNPASVKQQLPLKLSSLSSTKSEKTATSNSSNTLPSPVASSGGVIQMLPLKLADKKNHQNITPNHTRTGSSPAVIQQLNPTHTGNPAIRTNTYPKIPERFRLRSSDGSIQHQQQTLPHNSGQSQQRSISVYGTSTTSTVTKPLTPPANLNLPQAAPRSKDDKSNENQEEIYF
- the LOC119079979 gene encoding rho guanine nucleotide exchange factor 28 isoform X7, which produces MDYDNRASERLVQMSSDDDSDGDLVTDYLSSTNDAQDINSSNKSSKLMAQGSNASHNNNHHNMVPIISVTPHSPGTKYNNILEDTLNQLQSIRESVVKIKNAPNRSPQFISSNQISLSNSSRLFSSCPSLPDLTAANINNIWPNSQYSGLNSDRRKSWTAIEDLTECSKNSHKSVSLSSLDSEEQESLRAAERLHNRSSRNSTGGISTHSLNEAELARDFERINAKRNLAPQIPCRIPLQKSISTPSIAPIRNQNVKEESTIQTEVYADHPEKRRKRGSLFFRKKKDKSKTKGQSTNCDACGAVINLATYKEHAIECKAKIAKSQQSTKSSGKKNSTSSHASSHHHHHDDSGRDYYDGHSHNDHINYSDDTPLIRNEFLNEPHITAQSLSDDPILGMANEDEHDSWSPKVGKDVLKSLNTKEVKRQEHIYELIITEKRHCQTLLLMQKVFAESLERHFSHVNLERLFPRLKDLTDIHTGFLKKLRRKQNEDIVVDSVADILLDFFSGSSAQRLKSVYGDLCANHPSAVSLFKSFQEDRSFVEWHKHKQTNPLLKRKGIPECTLFVVHRLTKYPILIEDQLKLTKDREKYKVEYDKLFKACTLIKEILLDVNSRVAEKQNEARHLAIYREIDVKSCTLYKQKKFSKSDVIQTGTRKLKFEGTATLMQGRSKMQTVNVVVLTDCLFFLQENSNSTQRAKYTFFTPENKAGVVPLQKLLIRDKAGTESRGIYIISSNPAYPEMYELKVINPKDRNSWIQSIRAAVLNCPSDENDSDEYLTAEQKQMILDAKHLSIRDLINKMRQKDFEQAIILEEKIALQARLLIESSGADTVMEPESIEAFLSSFGTYKELITDDCDTVEILKRVYLTIQEISQLASNLYKSATGFDLPVRSFSSIGERQSEAYQSPKLPTRAETFGGFDEKKGKANPPWRDAVISTINNTISIHKDNQEKRDSYSSETDTILSAQSNHTRLSQDLNYEALQVSHHLHTLLCIINQQMTTISSLQVQVNATRENPKTLYRHNDQLEELRNLQDKLQEEKTVWLKQKESQEKELDERRMKQEALQRQIRAEQEDIKQQREQLFRTMERLTSQGVILSPNVPIPTGITSDDILHAGSDDHHITTTDGTGTSDRRKDKYRSTMSKTPPANLLSATNAPKLNPASVKQQLPLKLSSLSSTKSEKTATSNSSNTLPSPVASSGGVIQMLPLKLADKKNHQNITPNHTRTGSSPAVIQQLNPTHTGNPAIRTNTYPKIPERFRLRSSDGSIQHQQQTLPHNSGQSQQRSISVYGTSTTSTVTKPLTPPANLNLPQAAPRSKDDKSNENQEEIYF
- the LOC119079979 gene encoding rho guanine nucleotide exchange factor 28 isoform X3, with the translated sequence MDYDNRASERLVQMSSDDDSDGDLVTDYLSSTNDAQDINSSNKSSKLMAQGSNASHNNNHHNMVPIISVTPHSPGTKYNNILEDTLNQLQSIRESVVKIKNAPNRSPQFISSNQISLSNSSRLFSSCPSLPDLTAANINNIWPNSQYSGLNSDRRKSWTAIEDLTECSKNSHKSVSLSSLDSEEQESLRAAERLHNRSSRNSTGGISTHSLNEAELARDFERINAKRNLAPQIPCRIPLQKSISTPSIAPIRNQNVKEESTIQTEVYADHPEKRRKRGSLFFRKKKDKSKTKGQSTNCDACGAVINLATYKEHAIECKAKIAKSQQSTKSSGKKNSTSSHASSHHHHHDDSGRDYYDGHSHNDHINYSDDTPLIRNEFLNEPHITAQSLSDDPILGMANEDEHDSWSPKVGKDVLKSLNTKEVKRQEHIYELIITEKRHCQTLLLMQKVFAESLERHFSHVNLERLFPRLKDLTDIHTGFLKKLRRKQNEDIVVDSVADILLDFFSGSSAQRLKSVYGDLCANHPSAVSLFKSFQEDRSFVEWHKHKQTNPLLKRKGIPECTLFVVHRLTKYPILIEDQLKLTKDREKYKVEYDKLFKACTLIKEILLDVNSRVAEKQNEARHLAIYREIDVKSCTLYKQKKFSKSDVIQTGTRKLKFEGTATLMQGRSKMQTVNVVVLTDCLFFLQENSNSTQRAKYTFFTPENKAGVVPLQKLLIRDKAGTESRGIYIISSNPAYPEMYELKVINPKDRNSWIQSIRAAVLNCPSDENDSDEYLTAEQKQMILDAKHLSIRDLITAGSSEMQDKMRQKDFEQAIILEEKIALQARLLIESSGADTVMEPESIEAFLSSFGTYKELITDDCDTVEILKRVYLTIQEISQLASNLYKSATGFDLPVRSFSSIGERQSEAYQSPKLPTRAETFGGFDEKKGKANPPWRDAVISTINNTISIHKDNQEKRDSYSSETDTILSAQSNHTRLSQDLNYEALQVSHHLHTLLCIINQQMTTISSLQVQVNATRENPKTLYRHNDQLEELRNLQDKLQEEKTVWLKQKESQEKELDERRMKQEALQRQIRAEQEDIKQQREQLFRTMERLTSQGVILSPNVPIPTGITSDDILHAGSDDHHITTTDGTGTSDRRKDKYRSTMSKTPPANLLSATNAPKLNPASVKQQLPLKLSSLSSTKSEKTATSNSSNTLPSPVASSGGVIQMLPLKLADKKNHQNITPNHTRTGSSPAVIQQLNPTHTGNPAIRTNTYPKIPERFRLRSSDGSIQHQQQTLPHNSGQSQQRSISVYGTSTTSTVTKPLTPPANLNLPQAAPRSKDDKSNENQEEIYF
- the LOC119079979 gene encoding rho guanine nucleotide exchange factor 28 isoform X5; translated protein: MDYDNRASERLVQMSSDDDSDGDLVTDYLSSTNDAQDINSSNKSSKLMAQGSNASHNNNHHNMVPIISVTPHSPGTKYNNILEDTLNQLQSIRESVVKIKNAPNRSPQFISSNQISLSNSSRLFSSCPSLPDLTAANINNIWPNSQYSGLNSDRRKSWTAIEDLTECSKNSHKRSRHLSDSEDDNQDDRSLLCVRDKNEVYADHPEKRRKRGSLFFRKKKDKSKTKGQSTNCDACGAVINLATYKEHAIECKAKIAKSQQSTKSSGKKNSTSSHASSHHHHHDDSGRDYYDGHSHNDHINYSDDTPLIRNEFLNEPHITAQSLSDDPILGMANEDEHDSWSPKVGKDVLKSLNTKEVKRQEHIYELIITEKRHCQTLLLMQKVFAESLERHFSHVNLERLFPRLKDLTDIHTGFLKKLRRKQNEDIVVDSVADILLDFFSGSSAQRLKSVYGDLCANHPSAVSLFKSFQEDRSFVEWHKHKQTNPLLKRKGIPECTLFVVHRLTKYPILIEDQLKLTKDREKYKVEYDKLFKACTLIKEILLDVNSRVAEKQNEARHLAIYREIDVKSCTLYKQKKFSKSDVIQTGTRKLKFEGTATLMQGRSKMQTVNVVVLTDCLFFLQENSNSTQRAKYTFFTPENKAGVVPLQKLLIRDKAGTESRGIYIISSNPAYPEMYELKVINPKDRNSWIQSIRAAVLNCPSDENDSDEYLTAEQKQMILDAKHLSIRDLITAGSSEMQDKMRQKDFEQAIILEEKIALQARLLIESSGADTVMEPESIEAFLSSFGTYKELITDDCDTVEILKRVYLTIQEISQLASNLYKSATGFDLPVRSFSSIGERQSEAYQSPKLPTRAETFGGFDEKKGKANPPWRDAVISTINNTISIHKDNQEKRDSYSSETDTILSAQSNHTRLSQDLNYEALQVSHHLHTLLCIINQQMTTISSLQVQVNATRENPKTLYRHNDQLEELRNLQDKLQEEKTVWLKQKESQEKELDERRMKQEALQRQIRAEQEDIKQQREQLFRTMERLTSQGVILSPNVPIPTGITSDDILHAGSDDHHITTTDGTGTSDRRKDKYRSTMSKTPPANLLSATNAPKLNPASVKQQLPLKLSSLSSTKSEKTATSNSSNTLPSPVASSGGVIQMLPLKLADKKNHQNITPNHTRTGSSPAVIQQLNPTHTGNPAIRTNTYPKIPERFRLRSSDGSIQHQQQTLPHNSGQSQQRSISVYGTSTTSTVTKPLTPPANLNLPQAAPRSKDDKSNENQEEIYF
- the LOC119080018 gene encoding uncharacterized protein LOC119080018 — protein: MKSVVKVFLCLANVIFVKNIDCKTSSYCPEEWCVCDTYMDLNRANCSSQNLLSADIGMSKHVEILDLSNNFLTVLDDNCFSDLKYLQTLNLSNNSIHTIDIDTFSKLKKLEHLTLSKNRLESFDNRIIEKLNRLITLDLSENKFMDLRNSIMLKSRSLEKLDLQNSQITHLYASLFQRMPSLKSINLSNNLLITLNISPFLQLHRLRIVNLNGNRLICDGNMQTTLRWMQKQRITVQIENCSIKSEPMFERMQLDPSANMVDASTPVHSAEKVSTVKTHWKFHKKLPALDMQLCPLNDTDRACDLYESCMGNFSSFVRSAALKKTASSLHDDEESPYSYHRLQLVFGIGLGVGLLFGSTLMFVFTSLIQMCSRKQSNRLHRRNAMRDKNRGRGSRGSNMSSTTSTDIPSIVEVIDEPITITRRTRRQQMRAQQQQNRQLVRSDSIPFLTRLFDRPAHRRRLYQSLNQNATNLVRRLSQSRLALNLSRHVASMTTPTTPTAPPAVDTTRLMDEAQQEIRGSVATVTSVSDDENSSCIQIPRSETPPPPYGDIIEKKN